One genomic window of Leptospira paudalimensis includes the following:
- the trpB gene encoding tryptophan synthase subunit beta, translating into MGKNQPGYFGEFGGRYAPEILTEALEELESTYHKLKKSKKFKKELEFYLSNYVGRPSPLTFAERLTKHWGGARIWLKREDLNHTGAHKINNAIGQALIAKFMGKKRIIAETGAGQHGLATATVGAMFGMETVVYMGAVDVERQNLNAKKIEMLGAKILPVTAGEATLKEATSEAMRDWALNVSTTHYIVGSAIGPHPFPTIVRDLQAVIGKEARSQFKKQNHKLPHAIVACVGGGSNAIGMFTAFLKDKHVAIYGAEAGGLGPKPGEHSATLTYGKTGFLHGTKTLIIQDEAGQIVPAHSVSAGLDYPGVGPEHAFLSQSKRVDYRMVTDEQALDCFLEVTRIEGIIPALETAHAFHVARDVAKDLGKKKDLIICLSGRGDKDVTEVLRLLGEKSK; encoded by the coding sequence CCTATCACAAGTTAAAGAAAAGTAAAAAATTCAAAAAAGAATTGGAGTTTTACTTAAGTAATTATGTCGGAAGACCTAGTCCTTTAACTTTTGCAGAACGTCTCACCAAACATTGGGGAGGTGCACGTATCTGGTTAAAAAGAGAAGATCTTAATCATACTGGTGCTCATAAAATTAATAATGCCATCGGACAAGCGTTAATTGCAAAATTCATGGGCAAAAAACGAATCATAGCAGAAACTGGTGCAGGCCAACATGGCCTTGCTACAGCTACAGTTGGTGCTATGTTTGGTATGGAAACTGTTGTGTATATGGGAGCAGTTGATGTCGAAAGACAAAACCTGAATGCCAAAAAAATTGAGATGTTAGGTGCTAAAATATTACCAGTGACTGCTGGGGAAGCCACTCTCAAAGAAGCAACAAGTGAAGCCATGCGTGATTGGGCTCTAAATGTTTCAACAACTCATTATATTGTTGGATCTGCCATCGGACCTCATCCATTCCCAACAATCGTACGTGATTTACAAGCTGTGATTGGGAAAGAAGCAAGGTCTCAGTTTAAAAAACAAAACCATAAACTCCCTCATGCAATCGTTGCCTGTGTGGGAGGTGGATCAAATGCGATTGGGATGTTCACAGCATTTTTAAAGGACAAACATGTTGCCATTTATGGTGCAGAAGCAGGTGGCCTTGGTCCAAAACCTGGTGAACATTCTGCCACTTTAACTTATGGTAAAACTGGGTTTTTGCATGGAACAAAAACTCTCATCATCCAAGATGAAGCTGGTCAAATTGTACCTGCACATTCTGTTTCCGCCGGTTTAGACTATCCTGGTGTTGGTCCAGAACATGCTTTTTTGTCTCAATCGAAACGAGTAGATTATCGAATGGTTACAGACGAACAAGCGCTAGATTGCTTTTTAGAGGTGACAAGGATTGAAGGAATCATTCCCGCTCTCGAAACAGCACATGCGTTCCATGTAGCAAGGGATGTTGCCAAAGATTTAGGGAAAAAGAAAGATCTGATCATTTGTTTATCTGGTCGTGGTGATAAAGATGTTACGGAAGTACTACGTTTGTTAGGTGAAAAGAGTAAATGA
- the trpA gene encoding tryptophan synthase subunit alpha has translation MSKIKDLFESGKIKSAFIPYFTLGDPNYNDSIEFGKTILDNGADILELGIPFSDPVADGPVIQRAVARSLKNKFSFSEIFRVTKEIHLHKKDVPLVYLTYFNPIFHCGIEDFLNQAKDSGVVGLVIPDLPFDTKESEVLFQELRKRDMDLIHLVTPASTKKRIEALKKTSTGFIYYVTSFGVTGERREFSVDLKERIRFLKETIQLPICAGFGISTPDQAGQISGYADGIIIGSAIQRIIEENGHEFPKAKQALADYIAKIRVAIP, from the coding sequence ATGAGTAAAATAAAAGATCTTTTTGAAAGTGGAAAAATTAAATCTGCGTTTATTCCTTACTTTACGCTTGGAGACCCAAATTATAATGATTCCATCGAATTTGGAAAAACGATTTTAGACAATGGTGCTGATATCTTAGAATTAGGGATTCCGTTTTCTGATCCAGTCGCAGATGGTCCTGTGATCCAAAGAGCAGTCGCAAGATCTTTGAAAAATAAATTTTCTTTTTCTGAAATCTTTCGAGTGACGAAAGAAATTCACTTACACAAAAAAGATGTACCACTTGTTTACCTAACTTACTTCAATCCAATCTTTCACTGCGGGATTGAAGATTTTCTAAACCAAGCAAAAGATTCTGGGGTAGTCGGCCTTGTGATCCCTGATTTACCGTTTGATACCAAAGAAAGTGAAGTTTTATTCCAAGAACTAAGAAAAAGAGATATGGATCTCATCCATTTGGTCACACCAGCTTCGACTAAAAAACGAATTGAAGCATTGAAAAAAACCTCTACAGGTTTTATTTACTATGTTACATCCTTCGGTGTGACTGGCGAACGCCGCGAGTTCTCTGTTGATTTGAAAGAAAGGATTCGGTTTCTGAAAGAAACCATCCAATTGCCAATTTGTGCAGGGTTTGGTATTTCCACGCCAGACCAAGCAGGGCAAATTTCTGGCTATGCGGATGGAATCATCATCGGATCTGCCATCCAAAGGATCATTGAAGAAAATGGACATGAATTTCCCAAAGCAAAACAAGCTTTGGCAGACTACATAGCCAAGATCCGGGTTGCCATTCCCTAA